A genome region from Geobacter pickeringii includes the following:
- a CDS encoding amidohydrolase family protein, producing the protein MELFAASYLVPISSPPVPGGAMVVDGDRIIETGTLAELRARYSVPPRDFPGCAIIPGLVNAHTHLELTHFPSWKIRKGIDYAPRTYVDWIIQVIKIRRALTPHELQLSIREGLRICLESGTTSIGEILSDRSFLSLYCDTPLSGRIFFEAIGHDPLRCEESLSALHTDLSVFRCGSFERGLSPHAPHTLSEQFHHSLRHLAMQMGIPRIIHLAESRAESDFYFDSSGMIADVLYPHVHWEEFIPSPRHTTATSWLDRHGLFDRSTTCVHGVHLTPADAEILKERGVAVVLCPRSNEKLAVGMAPAHLLKKLGIPLSLGTDSLASNDSLSLWDEMRFASDAYPEVFSPDEILAMATLDAARAIGTDQRLGSLDPGKRADFLVIKLPQFSSEQNLCEAIIHGGALAEVFAAGRPPSDYIITP; encoded by the coding sequence ATGGAACTGTTCGCCGCCTCATACCTCGTTCCGATCTCGTCTCCCCCCGTTCCCGGCGGTGCGATGGTGGTGGACGGCGACCGTATCATTGAAACGGGGACGCTGGCCGAGTTGCGCGCACGGTACAGCGTCCCCCCGCGCGACTTTCCCGGCTGCGCCATCATACCCGGACTTGTCAACGCCCACACCCATCTTGAGCTTACACACTTTCCATCGTGGAAAATCCGCAAGGGGATCGACTATGCCCCCCGCACTTATGTCGACTGGATCATCCAGGTAATCAAGATCAGGCGGGCGCTCACACCTCACGAACTGCAGCTCTCCATTCGCGAAGGGCTTCGAATCTGCCTTGAATCCGGCACAACCTCAATAGGCGAGATCCTGAGTGATCGGTCGTTTCTTAGCCTCTATTGCGACACACCGCTGTCCGGCCGCATCTTCTTCGAGGCGATCGGTCATGATCCTCTCCGTTGCGAGGAGTCGCTGAGCGCGCTTCACACCGACTTGTCCGTTTTCCGCTGCGGCAGCTTCGAGCGTGGTCTCTCCCCCCATGCACCCCATACGCTCTCGGAGCAGTTTCACCACAGCCTCCGTCATCTCGCGATGCAGATGGGAATTCCCCGCATCATCCACCTGGCTGAATCCCGTGCCGAATCTGATTTCTACTTCGATTCCTCCGGAATGATTGCGGACGTTCTCTACCCCCATGTCCACTGGGAAGAATTCATCCCTTCGCCGCGGCACACAACCGCAACGTCCTGGCTTGACCGTCATGGTTTGTTCGACCGAAGCACAACCTGCGTGCATGGTGTGCATCTCACTCCCGCTGATGCCGAGATTCTCAAAGAGCGTGGTGTAGCAGTGGTTCTGTGTCCCCGCAGCAATGAAAAGCTTGCCGTCGGCATGGCGCCGGCGCATCTTTTGAAAAAGCTCGGCATTCCCCTTTCCCTCGGCACCGACTCCCTCGCCAGCAACGATTCTCTCTCCCTGTGGGACGAAATGCGCTTTGCCTCCGACGCGTATCCGGAAGTCTTCAGCCCGGACGAGATACTCGCCATGGCCACACTCGACGCCGCCCGCGCCATTGGTACCGACCAGCGTTTAGGATCGCTCGATCCGGGGAAACGGGCCGATTTCCTCGTCATCAAGCTTCCTCAATTTTCCTCCGAGCAGAATCTTTGTGAAGCAATCATTCACGGAGGAGCCCTTGCCGAAGTATTCGCTGCCGGCAGGCCACCGTCAGATTATATAATCACCCCTTAA
- the smpB gene encoding SsrA-binding protein SmpB codes for MGEKLICNNKKAFHDYFIEEKFEAGMVLKGTEVKSLRLGKGNLNDSFALVREGEVFLHNLHISPYAFGNRENHDPERMRKLLLHKAEINRLYGKIREKGYSVVPLRLYFKNGCIKVELGLAKGKKLYDKREDLKKKDQKREMAVALKERNK; via the coding sequence ATGGGCGAGAAGCTGATTTGCAATAACAAGAAAGCCTTCCACGACTACTTCATAGAAGAAAAATTTGAGGCCGGTATGGTTCTCAAAGGGACTGAAGTGAAGTCGCTCCGTCTTGGAAAAGGAAACCTCAACGATTCCTTCGCGCTGGTGCGGGAGGGAGAGGTTTTTTTGCACAATCTGCATATCTCGCCATACGCTTTCGGTAATCGGGAGAATCACGATCCCGAACGGATGCGCAAGCTGCTTCTGCATAAAGCCGAAATCAACCGCCTGTACGGGAAGATTCGGGAAAAGGGATATTCGGTCGTTCCGCTTCGTCTCTACTTCAAGAATGGGTGCATTAAAGTTGAGTTAGGTCTCGCTAAGGGGAAAAAACTCTATGACAAACGGGAAGACCTGAAGAAGAAGGATCAGAAGCGGGAAATGGCAGTAGCACTGAAAGAACGGAACAAATAG
- a CDS encoding OmpH family outer membrane protein, which produces MNKAAVVLSAALLSFNFTVAVMADELPKPATPQPVSSPKGVEAVRTERPVKIGYVDMEKIVDESDRGKKAKTQLKDKTEKYRSQIAVRQKKLEKMKSDLESKISTLSPQQRETKVKALQKKVTEFQEYVQGAEKEMRKMEGELTESLVRSVEKAAAEYGKANGFAAIIPKRDIFYLGETVEVKDVTAEVVKSLPQP; this is translated from the coding sequence ATGAACAAAGCCGCTGTCGTCCTATCCGCCGCCCTCCTCTCATTTAATTTCACCGTCGCCGTTATGGCAGACGAACTCCCCAAACCGGCAACTCCGCAGCCGGTCTCCTCTCCAAAGGGAGTCGAGGCCGTCCGCACCGAACGTCCTGTCAAAATTGGATACGTTGACATGGAGAAGATAGTTGACGAGTCGGATCGCGGGAAAAAGGCAAAAACCCAGCTAAAAGATAAGACGGAAAAATATCGCTCGCAGATTGCCGTCCGACAGAAAAAACTTGAAAAAATGAAGAGCGATCTGGAGTCGAAAATTTCCACGCTCTCCCCGCAACAACGCGAGACAAAGGTGAAAGCGCTTCAGAAAAAAGTCACCGAGTTCCAGGAGTATGTTCAGGGTGCGGAGAAAGAGATGCGGAAAATGGAGGGAGAGTTGACCGAATCGCTTGTCCGTTCGGTGGAAAAGGCCGCCGCTGAGTACGGAAAGGCCAATGGTTTTGCTGCCATCATCCCCAAGCGGGATATCTTCTATCTGGGAGAAACAGTGGAAGTGAAAGACGTTACGGCGGAAGTGGTGAAATCTCTGCCACAACCATGA